The following is a genomic window from Candidatus Eisenbacteria bacterium.
GATCCTCGGCTGCACGCACTATCCGTTGCTCACCCACCTGCTGCGCGACCTGATGGGACCGGCGGTGACGCTGATCGACTCGGGTGCCGAGGCGGCGCGTGCGATGGCGCGACTGCTGCACGAACGCGGACAGCTCGGCGATCACGCGACACCGCGTCATCGTTTCTATCTCAGCGACGAGCCACGCAACTTCGGTCGCGTGGCGCAGGCGTTTCTCGGTGGCGAGCTGCCGCCGGTTCACGTGGTGGATCAGACCGACTTGCCGTGGTTCGAACGTTCGCAGGCGTGAGCCCCCGCGCCCTACCTCTCGCCGCCTCCGGAGAATCCCGATGACCCGCAAGCCCGCCTCGATCCGCGCCCACGAGTCCAAGCCGGCGGTGGTCGCCGCGTTCGTGCGTCCCGACGGACGCCGGATCGACGAGCTGCGCCCGCTCAAGATCGAGCGCGGCGTGATTCCGCATGCCGAGGGTTCGGCGATGGTCACGTTCGGCCGGACCCGCGTGCTGTGCACGGCGTCGGTCGACGGCAAGGCGCCGGGCTGGATGCGCGGTCAGGGGCGCGGCTGGGTGACCGCCGAGTACGCGATGCTGCCGCGCGCCACCACCGAGCGCACCCCGCGTTCGAGCCAGACCGGCGGACGCTCGCAGGAGATTCAGCGACTGATCGGTCGCAGCCTGCGCGCGGTCACGGATCTCACGGTGTTCGGCGAGCGCACCATCGTGCTCGATTGCGACGTCATCGAGGCCGACGGCGGCACCCGCACGGCGGCGATCAACGGCGCGTTGATCGCGCTGCACGACGCGTTCGTAACGCTCTCGAACGAGCATCAGCTCAAGGGGCCTCCGTTGCGCGACAGCGTCGCGGCGATCTCGGTCGGCCTGGTGCAGGGCACCCCGTGCCTCGATCTGTGCTACACCGAGGATTCGGGTGCGGCGGTCGACATGAACGTTGTGATGACCGGCAGCGGCGAGTTCGTGGAGCTGCAGGGCACCGGCGAGACCACGTCGTTCAGCGAAGCGCAGCTTCGCGAGCTGTTGCGGTTGGCGCGGCGCGGCATCAAGCGCGTGCTCGCGCATCAGCGCCGGCTGGTCGGGGACTCGGGGTTGCTGCCGATGCCGGCGGCGCCGGCTTCGAAATGAGCCCTTCGGTGAGACCCCGCCGGCGATGAGCGCCGCCGTGCCGCTCGAGTTCGTGCTCGCGACCTTCAACCCCGACAAGGCCCGCGAACTCGAGACACTGATCTCAGGCAGCGGACTGCGGCTGCGCTCCCTGGCGGAGTTTCCGGGCGCGACCGCTCCCGAGGAACTCGGCGCCACGCTGATCGAGAACGCGCGCATCAAGGCGCAGGCCGCGTGCGCGCACACCGGGCGGCCATCGATCGCGGACGACACCGGCTTCGAAGTCGAGGCGCTCGACGGCGCGCCGGGCGTTCACGCGGCGCGGTTCGCGGGGCCTGCCGCCACCTACGCCGACAACGTGCGGCTGCTGCTC
Proteins encoded in this region:
- the rph gene encoding ribonuclease PH encodes the protein MRPDGRRIDELRPLKIERGVIPHAEGSAMVTFGRTRVLCTASVDGKAPGWMRGQGRGWVTAEYAMLPRATTERTPRSSQTGGRSQEIQRLIGRSLRAVTDLTVFGERTIVLDCDVIEADGGTRTAAINGALIALHDAFVTLSNEHQLKGPPLRDSVAAISVGLVQGTPCLDLCYTEDSGAAVDMNVVMTGSGEFVELQGTGETTSFSEAQLRELLRLARRGIKRVLAHQRRLVGDSGLLPMPAAPASK
- the rdgB gene encoding RdgB/HAM1 family non-canonical purine NTP pyrophosphatase, which gives rise to MSAAVPLEFVLATFNPDKARELETLISGSGLRLRSLAEFPGATAPEELGATLIENARIKAQAACAHTGRPSIADDTGFEVEALDGAPGVHAARFAGPAATYADNVRLLLERLAGVAAARRAARFRTVCLARFPDGREVVAEGVLEGRVIEAPRGSHGFGYDPVFVPTGETRTLAEFSAAEKNAISHRSRAVQALVVELRR